One genomic segment of Amycolatopsis sp. Hca4 includes these proteins:
- a CDS encoding DUF6801 domain-containing protein: MSHPRGKKKTAAAAAATAAVGLVATALVVGAQTSAADPISLTLNYHCTFPLVGSQSLKVVINTDLPTTVNTGQPTGAFDIKAVSTINADTVSGLSLIGATTLEGTATASATVAAPSLNLPVSVPITLDKTNIPASGEMNINAAGKTPSLTFTQAGQAKITVGDLNLKVTPRKADGSVTGITPDGTIDAPCTQDSGQNNTLATITINGGGGTTTPPTTTPPVTTPPTTTPPVTTPPTTTPPGGGIKYSFGITGQTALKSLGSTAPITGSFDADVNLSAKTFTGNLQLNPTHTDFKLFGFLQGSSDVKVVQNGPQTGELVGTGFKAHIKFDTFLTTVNLFGIPISTDPKCGTVSPSTSEMTTGPDFDLLKGGKLSGTYSLSALQNCGSFNDIISAFAKSDGNSLNLVLAKK; encoded by the coding sequence GTGAGTCACCCAAGAGGCAAGAAGAAGACGGCCGCGGCCGCCGCGGCCACGGCGGCGGTCGGGCTGGTCGCCACCGCGCTCGTCGTGGGGGCGCAGACCAGCGCCGCCGACCCCATCTCGCTGACGCTGAACTACCACTGCACCTTCCCGCTGGTGGGTTCCCAGTCGCTGAAGGTGGTGATCAACACCGACCTGCCGACCACGGTCAACACCGGGCAGCCGACCGGCGCGTTCGACATCAAGGCCGTGTCCACCATCAACGCGGACACCGTCAGCGGCCTGAGCCTGATCGGGGCCACGACGCTCGAGGGCACCGCCACCGCGAGCGCGACGGTCGCGGCACCGAGCCTCAACCTGCCGGTCAGCGTCCCGATCACGCTGGACAAGACGAACATCCCGGCGTCCGGTGAGATGAACATCAACGCGGCGGGCAAGACGCCGTCGCTGACGTTCACCCAGGCCGGCCAGGCGAAGATCACCGTGGGCGACTTGAACCTCAAGGTCACCCCGCGCAAGGCCGACGGCTCGGTCACCGGCATCACGCCGGACGGCACGATCGACGCGCCCTGCACGCAGGACAGCGGCCAGAACAACACCCTGGCCACGATCACCATCAACGGCGGTGGCGGCACGACGACCCCGCCCACCACCACCCCGCCGGTCACCACGCCGCCGACGACCACGCCGCCGGTGACGACCCCGCCCACCACCACGCCGCCGGGCGGGGGCATCAAGTACTCCTTCGGCATCACCGGGCAGACCGCGCTGAAGTCGCTCGGCAGCACCGCGCCGATCACCGGCTCGTTCGACGCCGACGTCAACCTGTCGGCCAAGACGTTCACCGGCAACCTGCAGCTGAACCCGACGCACACCGACTTCAAGCTGTTCGGCTTCCTGCAGGGCAGCTCGGACGTCAAGGTCGTGCAGAACGGCCCGCAGACCGGTGAGCTGGTGGGCACCGGCTTCAAGGCGCACATCAAGTTCGACACGTTCCTCACCACGGTCAACCTGTTCGGCATCCCGATCAGCACCGACCCGAAGTGCGGCACGGTCAGCCCGTCGACCAGCGAGATGACCACCGGACCCGACTTCGACCTGCTCAAGGGCGGCAAGCTGTCGGGCACCTACTCGCTGTCCGCGCTGCAGAACTGCGGCTCGTTCAACGACATCATCAGCGCGTTCGCCAAGAGTGACGGCAACTCGCTGAACCTCGTGCTCGCCAAGAAGTAA
- a CDS encoding DUF6801 domain-containing protein — protein sequence MRIARSLLAACVLALAIAAPAVASTPIDKKLSFTCPFPLIGLQKLAVEVKASFDVPSAPGGTFTTADLAVAVTVPDKSARGLTLVGAASIEGTASAGVTLTNGPLTLPLSLPLTVAKTAVPSSGPFTTNASGSVPPVQLPNAGKTTLTIGGFSARLTPKKADGSFTGLGSFTSDCTLDPGQDPVLLSFDLGAASRAYGVSGSTTVQALGATAPLTGSLTGFSPAFDRARAEFKVFGFVPGTADLQFSTDGPQTGEVTGDGFVAHAKLALALPQVTLFGLPVADAGCRASASIPVDLKTGTGFALASGGPVSGEYAIPPLTGCGAFTAYLSSLVQGAGNTFALTLTAR from the coding sequence GTGCGGATCGCCCGGTCGTTGCTCGCCGCCTGCGTGCTCGCGCTCGCCATCGCCGCGCCCGCTGTGGCGTCGACGCCGATCGACAAGAAGCTGAGCTTCACGTGCCCGTTCCCGTTGATCGGGCTGCAAAAGCTGGCCGTCGAGGTCAAGGCGTCGTTCGACGTGCCGTCCGCGCCCGGCGGCACCTTCACGACGGCGGACCTCGCGGTGGCGGTGACCGTGCCGGACAAGTCCGCCCGCGGCCTCACCCTGGTCGGCGCGGCGAGCATCGAAGGGACGGCGTCCGCAGGGGTGACGCTGACCAACGGCCCGCTCACGCTGCCGCTGAGCCTCCCGCTGACGGTGGCGAAGACCGCAGTGCCGTCGTCGGGGCCGTTCACCACGAACGCCTCCGGTTCGGTCCCGCCGGTGCAGCTGCCGAACGCCGGGAAGACGACGCTGACGATCGGCGGCTTCAGCGCGCGGCTCACGCCGAAGAAGGCCGACGGCTCGTTCACCGGGCTCGGCTCGTTCACCTCGGACTGCACGCTCGACCCGGGGCAGGACCCGGTGTTGCTGAGCTTCGACCTCGGTGCGGCTTCCCGTGCTTACGGCGTCAGCGGCTCGACGACGGTGCAGGCACTGGGGGCGACCGCGCCGCTCACCGGGTCCTTGACGGGATTCAGCCCGGCGTTCGACCGGGCACGGGCGGAGTTCAAGGTGTTCGGGTTCGTGCCGGGGACAGCCGACCTGCAGTTCAGCACGGACGGCCCGCAGACCGGCGAGGTCACCGGCGACGGCTTCGTCGCGCACGCGAAACTGGCGCTGGCGTTGCCCCAGGTCACGCTGTTCGGGCTGCCGGTCGCGGACGCCGGGTGCCGGGCGAGTGCTTCGATCCCGGTCGACCTGAAGACGGGCACCGGGTTCGCGCTCGCGTCGGGCGGGCCGGTGAGCGGGGAGTACGCGATCCCGCCGCTGACCGGCTGCGGCGCGTTCACCGCGTACCTGAGCTCGCTGGTGCAGGGCGCGGGGAACACGTTCGCCCTGACGTTGACCGCGCGCTGA
- a CDS encoding DUF2252 family protein, with product MLRTTVGTLVVVTLLATAAPGEAAGLSRDPVAVVHDRDHALHVLNGGATDDELTLRTQTLSSSAWAFFRGTSPLYYRDLGELPPSAYATAGGNVWLTGDAHLENTGADRGADNEEQFALTDTDDAWRGSWTWELRREAVSIVLAGRAGGRSAGQIATDVDTFVAEYAQWIGKFHGTNDEASWRLTAGNTSDLVGDLIDEAAGDKRADLLAKWTTGGHFKSDPQLQPVSAATRTQLTDAIAAYRTTAGKPLKASEAVVKDVRRRTGAGTGSLGRFRWYVLVEGDTTSASDDRILELKQEVDPAPKQLAPNATALTGGQRPALALRWLANQSDPLAGWASVGSTPVLVKEKSPFAEDLEIGDLTTSTIWDDTVRDVARLLAAAHARADQDIPGTGVPYSADAAIDGAITSVSGLQAETRAFATSYADQVASDWQAYVAAKNSGRPLF from the coding sequence ATGCTTCGAACCACTGTGGGGACCCTGGTCGTTGTCACACTGCTCGCCACCGCCGCGCCCGGGGAGGCGGCCGGACTGAGCCGGGACCCGGTGGCGGTCGTCCACGACCGCGACCACGCGCTGCACGTGCTCAACGGCGGCGCGACCGACGACGAGCTGACGCTGCGGACGCAGACGCTGTCGTCGAGTGCGTGGGCGTTCTTCCGGGGCACGTCCCCGCTGTACTACCGGGACCTCGGTGAGCTGCCGCCCTCGGCGTACGCGACCGCGGGCGGCAACGTGTGGCTGACCGGCGACGCGCACCTGGAGAACACCGGCGCCGACCGCGGGGCCGACAACGAGGAGCAGTTCGCGCTCACCGACACCGACGACGCCTGGCGTGGTTCGTGGACGTGGGAACTGCGCCGGGAAGCCGTCTCGATCGTGCTCGCCGGCCGGGCCGGCGGCCGCAGTGCCGGCCAGATCGCCACCGACGTCGACACCTTCGTCGCCGAGTACGCCCAGTGGATCGGGAAGTTCCACGGGACGAACGACGAAGCGAGCTGGCGGCTGACCGCGGGCAACACGTCCGACCTGGTGGGGGACCTGATCGACGAAGCCGCCGGTGACAAGCGCGCGGACCTGCTGGCCAAGTGGACGACCGGCGGCCACTTCAAGAGCGACCCGCAGCTGCAGCCGGTGTCCGCGGCGACGCGCACCCAGCTCACCGACGCGATCGCGGCCTACCGGACGACCGCGGGCAAGCCGCTGAAGGCGTCCGAGGCCGTCGTGAAGGACGTCCGCCGCCGGACCGGCGCGGGCACCGGCAGCCTCGGCCGGTTCCGCTGGTACGTGCTCGTCGAGGGGGACACGACGTCGGCGTCCGACGACCGGATCCTCGAACTCAAGCAGGAGGTCGACCCGGCACCGAAGCAGCTCGCGCCGAACGCCACCGCGCTGACCGGCGGGCAGCGTCCCGCACTGGCCCTGCGCTGGCTGGCGAACCAGTCGGACCCGCTGGCCGGCTGGGCGAGCGTCGGGAGCACGCCGGTGCTGGTGAAGGAGAAGTCCCCGTTCGCCGAGGACCTGGAGATCGGCGACCTGACCACGTCCACGATCTGGGACGACACCGTCCGGGACGTCGCCCGGCTGCTCGCCGCCGCCCACGCCCGTGCCGACCAGGACATCCCCGGCACCGGGGTGCCGTACTCGGCGGACGCGGCGATCGACGGCGCCATCACGTCGGTCTCCGGGCTGCAGGCCGAGACGCGGGCCTTCGCGACGAGCTACGCCGACCAGGTCGCCAGCGACTGGCAGGCGTACGTCGCCGCGAAGAACAGCGGACGGCCGCTCTTCTGA
- a CDS encoding PP2C family protein-serine/threonine phosphatase, giving the protein MTAALDASWDPRTRLRVLLIEDDDGDALLVEEMLADTAVPYALERVETLTAALSGPLTADCVVLDLQLPDAMGLSGLTKLGQHAPGVAVVVLTGQHDQATGVAAVAAGAQDYLVKDQVDGPLLVKALRFARERKRAEQVEQQFLQQQLLARENARLERGLLPSPLLRDPHLDLAARYRPGRNGSLLGGDFYDAIELADGTVHMMIGDVCGHGPDEAALGVALRIAWRSLVMAGLPMPDVLTMVERVLVHERIEPLFATVCMVVVAPDRRSLRLSLAGHLPPLLLTTGDGHLLSGERLGVPLGVVEGAKWDALEVPLEPGWSLLLYTDGVFEGRVGAGSERLGHERMAALVLDIKRETGIHGHVLLDELIARAERLNSGPLDDDVALALLSHDPEAEADER; this is encoded by the coding sequence GTGACCGCCGCGCTCGACGCTTCGTGGGATCCCCGCACGCGCCTGCGGGTGCTGCTGATCGAGGACGACGACGGCGACGCGCTGCTGGTCGAGGAAATGCTGGCGGACACGGCCGTGCCCTACGCGCTCGAACGCGTCGAAACGCTCACCGCCGCGCTCAGCGGCCCGCTCACCGCCGACTGCGTGGTGCTGGACCTGCAGCTGCCCGACGCCATGGGCCTGTCCGGGCTGACCAAGCTCGGGCAGCACGCGCCGGGCGTCGCGGTGGTCGTGCTGACCGGGCAGCACGACCAGGCCACCGGCGTCGCCGCGGTCGCCGCCGGCGCGCAGGACTACCTGGTCAAGGACCAGGTCGACGGCCCGCTGCTGGTGAAGGCCCTGCGCTTCGCCCGCGAACGCAAGCGCGCGGAGCAGGTCGAGCAGCAGTTCCTCCAGCAGCAGCTGCTCGCGCGGGAGAACGCCCGGCTCGAACGCGGCCTGCTGCCCAGCCCGCTGCTGCGCGACCCGCACCTCGACCTGGCCGCCCGCTACCGGCCCGGCCGCAACGGCTCGCTGCTCGGCGGCGACTTCTACGACGCGATCGAGCTCGCCGACGGCACCGTGCACATGATGATCGGCGACGTCTGCGGCCACGGCCCGGACGAGGCCGCGCTCGGCGTCGCGCTGCGGATCGCGTGGCGCTCGCTAGTGATGGCCGGGCTGCCGATGCCCGACGTGCTGACCATGGTCGAGCGGGTGCTGGTGCACGAGCGGATCGAGCCGCTGTTCGCCACCGTCTGCATGGTCGTCGTCGCGCCGGACCGAAGATCCCTGCGGCTGTCGCTGGCCGGCCACCTGCCGCCGCTGCTGCTCACCACCGGCGACGGGCACCTGCTCTCCGGCGAGCGGCTCGGCGTCCCGCTCGGTGTCGTCGAAGGCGCCAAGTGGGACGCGCTGGAGGTCCCGCTGGAGCCCGGGTGGTCGCTGCTGCTCTACACCGACGGCGTGTTCGAAGGCCGCGTCGGCGCCGGGTCCGAGCGGCTCGGGCACGAGCGGATGGCCGCTCTCGTGCTCGACATCAAGCGGGAGACCGGGATCCACGGCCACGTCCTGCTCGACGAGCTGATCGCCCGCGCCGAGCGGCTCAACTCCGGCCCCCTCGACGACGACGTCGCCCTCGCCCTGCTCAGCCACGACCCGGAAGCCGAGGCCGATGAGCGCTGA
- a CDS encoding ATP-binding protein, with amino-acid sequence MSADVRGRPIRRRLALLAAVEAVLLVAALVAAGVALNSLADARGRLLDVIGPQRLAAIQLSTALLNQESGVRGYQLGRQPEFLVPYTDGMRAQADAVTQLRQLGAAPGTRIGDDLDAVVRAATAWQAAAAPTIAPAAPPVTAAQVERGRALFVDVRKALDTQLDHLAAIRDAGRADLDAAARFLNAMFVVVAVLVVVLFAMLFFGLRQFVTRPILRLAGEVRRVADSDIHHPVHSSGPREIAQLGADVEAMRQRILDEVAELERAHALLDRRTQEAERSTAMLDRRTRELERSNADLEQFAYVASHDLQEPLRKVASFCQLLQRRYQGLLDERGEQYIEYAVDGAKRMQVLINDLLAFSRVGRKPGEHVVADAGALADEAIANLEVALSLSGGKVSRGELPQVRVEPALMTAVFQNLIGNALKFKGEAPPEVRVSAERDGDDWVFSVSDNGIGIDPEYAERVFALFQRLHTRSAYPGTGIGLALCRRIVEYHGGRIWLDTEASDTTFRFTLPAREEPAREEEGTA; translated from the coding sequence ATGAGCGCTGACGTACGCGGCAGGCCCATCCGCCGCAGGCTGGCGCTGCTCGCCGCCGTCGAGGCCGTGCTGCTGGTCGCCGCGCTGGTCGCCGCCGGCGTGGCGCTGAACAGCCTCGCCGACGCCCGCGGCCGCCTGCTCGACGTGATCGGGCCGCAGCGGCTGGCTGCGATCCAGCTGTCGACCGCGCTGCTGAACCAGGAAAGCGGGGTCCGCGGCTACCAGCTCGGCCGGCAGCCGGAGTTCCTGGTCCCCTACACCGACGGGATGCGGGCGCAGGCCGACGCGGTCACGCAGCTGCGGCAGCTCGGCGCGGCCCCCGGCACCCGGATCGGGGACGACCTCGACGCCGTGGTGCGGGCGGCCACCGCCTGGCAGGCCGCGGCCGCGCCCACCATCGCGCCCGCCGCGCCACCGGTCACCGCGGCCCAGGTCGAACGCGGCCGGGCGCTGTTCGTCGACGTGCGCAAGGCGCTCGACACCCAGCTCGACCACCTCGCCGCGATCCGCGACGCCGGCCGCGCCGACCTGGACGCGGCGGCGCGCTTCCTCAACGCGATGTTCGTGGTCGTCGCGGTGCTCGTCGTGGTGTTGTTCGCGATGCTGTTCTTCGGCCTGCGGCAGTTCGTCACCCGGCCGATCCTGCGGCTGGCCGGCGAGGTCCGCCGGGTCGCGGATTCCGACATCCACCACCCGGTGCACAGCAGCGGGCCGCGCGAGATCGCCCAGCTCGGTGCCGACGTCGAGGCGATGCGGCAGCGCATCCTCGACGAGGTGGCCGAACTCGAGCGGGCGCACGCGCTGCTGGACCGGCGCACGCAGGAAGCGGAGCGGTCCACCGCGATGCTGGACCGGCGCACCCGTGAGCTGGAACGGTCCAACGCCGACCTCGAGCAGTTCGCCTACGTCGCTTCGCACGACCTGCAGGAACCGCTGCGGAAGGTGGCGAGCTTCTGCCAGCTGCTCCAGCGGCGTTACCAGGGCCTGCTCGACGAGCGCGGCGAGCAGTACATCGAGTACGCCGTCGACGGCGCGAAGCGGATGCAGGTGCTGATCAACGACCTGCTGGCGTTCTCGCGGGTCGGCCGCAAGCCGGGCGAGCACGTCGTGGCCGACGCGGGTGCGCTGGCCGACGAGGCGATCGCGAACCTCGAGGTGGCGTTGTCGCTGAGCGGCGGCAAGGTCAGCCGCGGCGAGCTGCCGCAGGTGCGCGTCGAGCCCGCGCTGATGACGGCGGTGTTCCAGAACCTCATCGGCAACGCGCTGAAGTTCAAGGGCGAGGCACCGCCGGAGGTCCGGGTCAGCGCCGAACGCGACGGCGACGACTGGGTGTTCTCGGTGTCGGACAACGGGATCGGCATCGACCCGGAGTACGCCGAACGGGTGTTCGCGCTGTTCCAGCGCCTGCACACGCGGTCCGCGTACCCGGGCACCGGCATCGGCCTGGCCCTGTGCCGCCGGATCGTCGAGTACCACGGCGGCCGGATCTGGCTCGACACCGAAGCTTCCGACACCACGTTCCGCTTCACCCTGCCGGCCCGCGAGGAGCCGGCCCGCGAGGAGGAGGGGACCGCATGA
- a CDS encoding response regulator, producing MTQAPTPIDILLVEDDPGDVLMTREAFAHHKIRNPLHVAEDGVEALRFLKREGPFGTAPRPGLILLDLNLPRKDGRELLGEIKQDPGLCTIPVVVLTTSEAEEDILRSYELHANAYVTKPVDFEKFVEVVRKIDDFWVTVVKLPHR from the coding sequence ATGACGCAGGCGCCGACCCCGATCGACATCCTGCTCGTCGAGGACGACCCGGGTGACGTGCTGATGACCCGGGAAGCCTTCGCCCACCACAAGATCCGCAACCCGCTGCACGTCGCCGAGGACGGCGTCGAAGCGCTGCGGTTCCTCAAGCGCGAAGGGCCGTTCGGGACGGCGCCGCGGCCGGGGCTGATCCTGCTCGACCTCAACCTGCCCCGCAAGGACGGCCGGGAGCTGCTCGGCGAGATCAAACAGGACCCCGGGCTGTGCACGATCCCGGTGGTCGTGCTGACCACGTCCGAGGCGGAGGAGGACATCCTGCGCAGCTACGAGCTGCACGCGAACGCCTACGTCACCAAGCCGGTCGACTTCGAGAAGTTCGTCGAAGTGGTCCGGAAGATCGACGACTTCTGGGTGACGGTGGTGAAACTCCCGCACCGGTAG
- a CDS encoding STAS domain-containing protein — protein MTPSTPDLPATELAVTLDWRGRSAVLAVAGEIDLVSAPEFGEVVDVVLARGPEKLVVDLREVTFFCSAGLQVLAAAHRRVAERALRVVSDSPVTSGPLKTTGLDTWIGVHPTVDEALA, from the coding sequence GTGACGCCTTCGACGCCGGACCTGCCCGCCACCGAACTGGCGGTGACGCTCGACTGGCGGGGCCGGTCGGCGGTGCTGGCCGTGGCGGGGGAGATCGACCTGGTCAGCGCGCCGGAGTTCGGGGAAGTCGTCGACGTGGTGCTGGCCCGCGGGCCGGAGAAGCTGGTGGTCGATCTGCGCGAGGTGACGTTCTTCTGCTCGGCGGGGCTGCAGGTGCTCGCCGCGGCCCACCGCCGGGTGGCCGAGCGCGCGCTGCGCGTGGTGAGCGATTCCCCGGTGACGTCGGGCCCGTTGAAGACGACCGGGCTCGACACGTGGATCGGCGTCCACCCGACCGTCGACGAAGCACTCGCATGA
- a CDS encoding ATP-binding protein, with the protein MRPAPFRCHGVPAVPGALRRLRHDLMAWVLGAGVEETRAGDIVLASYEALANVADHAYGDAEPGVVDVDAALHPGRLEVVITDHGRWRAPVPDTQPVSLRGRGLLLLRASADRADIAPGDSGTVVTLTWDLDAVPDAR; encoded by the coding sequence ATGAGGCCGGCACCGTTCCGCTGCCACGGCGTTCCCGCGGTGCCCGGCGCCCTCCGCCGCCTGCGGCACGACCTGATGGCCTGGGTGCTGGGGGCCGGCGTCGAGGAGACCCGGGCGGGCGACATCGTGCTGGCCAGTTACGAGGCACTGGCGAACGTGGCCGACCACGCGTACGGCGACGCGGAGCCGGGCGTGGTCGACGTCGACGCGGCCCTGCACCCGGGACGGCTCGAAGTGGTGATCACCGACCACGGCCGGTGGCGGGCACCGGTGCCGGACACCCAGCCGGTGTCCCTGCGGGGCCGGGGGTTGCTGCTGCTGCGGGCGAGCGCGGACCGCGCGGACATCGCCCCGGGTGATTCGGGGACGGTCGTGACCTTGACCTGGGACCTGGACGCGGTGCCCGACGCGCGCTGA
- a CDS encoding phospholipase C, protein MDKRIRRRRRGLLGAGALASVATLAVVTGSAATTAEAQPLNLFPAHWIPTSTPIKHVVVIFGENISFDHYFGTYPDAANTDGTPFTAAHGTPKVNGLDKKLLTDNPNAYNPKRLTPQQAMTCDQNHNYGAEQAAFNGGKMDKFVEKTETDKCTGQPILFGEPGLVMDYYDGNTVTGMWNYAQHYALNDNSFNTVFGPSSPGAIDLISGNTHGVQAVDPVTHEPVSDAYAVQSPDANGIGTMINDPDPAWDDCSGKNHTSKDNLATMHGRNIGDLLNQRHVTWGWFQGGFRPTGTANGYAVCGRTHKNVGGNAVVDYSPHHEPFQYYPSTANPKHLPPSSVQAIGQTDRANHQYDIADFNDSLQAGSMPAVSFLKAPQYQDGHAGYSDPLDEQQFVVGEINRIQQSPEWKSTAIVLAYDDSDGWYDHQKSPILNGSHDTAQDQPVCTAKATTVGTYADRCGYGPRLPLLVVSPFSKVNHVDHTLTDQTSVLKFVEDNWFTGRIGDSSFDTRAGSLTGMFDFWWPKARKVTLDPKTGAVVK, encoded by the coding sequence GTGGACAAAAGGATCCGCCGGCGACGGCGGGGCCTGCTCGGCGCCGGGGCACTCGCCTCGGTGGCCACGCTGGCCGTCGTCACCGGCTCCGCGGCGACCACCGCGGAAGCCCAGCCGCTGAACCTGTTCCCCGCCCACTGGATCCCGACGTCGACGCCGATCAAGCACGTCGTCGTCATCTTCGGCGAGAACATCTCGTTCGACCACTACTTCGGCACCTACCCGGACGCGGCCAACACCGACGGCACGCCGTTCACCGCCGCGCACGGCACCCCGAAGGTCAACGGCCTCGACAAGAAGCTGCTGACCGACAACCCGAACGCCTACAACCCGAAGCGGCTCACGCCCCAGCAGGCCATGACCTGCGACCAGAACCACAACTACGGCGCGGAGCAGGCCGCCTTCAACGGCGGCAAGATGGACAAGTTCGTCGAGAAGACCGAGACAGACAAGTGCACCGGCCAGCCGATCCTGTTCGGCGAACCCGGCCTGGTGATGGACTACTACGACGGCAACACCGTCACCGGCATGTGGAACTACGCCCAGCACTACGCCCTGAACGACAACTCGTTCAACACGGTGTTCGGCCCGTCCAGCCCCGGCGCGATCGACCTGATCTCCGGCAACACCCACGGCGTCCAGGCCGTCGACCCGGTGACGCACGAGCCGGTCAGCGACGCCTACGCGGTGCAGTCGCCGGATGCCAACGGCATCGGCACGATGATCAACGACCCGGATCCGGCGTGGGACGACTGCTCGGGCAAGAACCACACGAGCAAGGACAACCTGGCCACCATGCACGGCCGCAACATCGGTGACCTGCTCAACCAGCGCCACGTGACGTGGGGCTGGTTCCAGGGCGGCTTCCGCCCGACCGGCACGGCCAACGGGTACGCGGTCTGCGGCCGGACGCACAAGAACGTCGGCGGCAACGCGGTGGTCGACTACAGCCCACACCACGAGCCGTTCCAGTACTACCCGTCGACGGCGAACCCGAAGCACCTCCCGCCGTCCTCGGTGCAGGCGATCGGCCAGACCGACCGCGCGAACCACCAGTACGACATCGCGGACTTCAACGACTCGCTGCAGGCCGGCTCGATGCCCGCGGTGAGCTTCCTGAAGGCCCCGCAGTACCAGGACGGCCACGCGGGCTACTCGGACCCGCTGGACGAGCAGCAGTTCGTGGTCGGGGAGATCAACCGGATCCAGCAGTCCCCGGAGTGGAAGTCGACGGCGATCGTGCTGGCCTACGACGACTCGGACGGCTGGTACGACCACCAGAAGTCCCCGATCCTGAACGGTTCCCACGACACCGCGCAGGACCAGCCGGTCTGCACGGCGAAGGCGACGACGGTGGGCACCTACGCCGACCGCTGCGGCTACGGCCCGCGCCTGCCGCTGCTGGTGGTTTCCCCGTTCAGCAAGGTCAACCACGTCGACCACACGCTGACCGACCAGACGTCGGTGCTGAAGTTCGTCGAGGACAACTGGTTCACCGGCCGCATCGGCGACTCGTCGTTCGACACGCGCGCCGGGTCGCTCACCGGGATGTTCGACTTCTGGTGGCCGAAGGCCCGGAAGGTCACCCTCGACCCGAAGACCGGCGCCGTCGTCAAGTAG
- a CDS encoding Dyp-type peroxidase, with product MTGLPRRSFLRRAAVGAGLTVAAGAGLGASSAAGTDGRSPVPFHGPHQAAILRKPPAQTVVASFDAVAGSKAELTELFRAITDRARFLTAGGAPAALGITAPPADSGVLGPVVPGSDLGVVLGVGASLFDDRYGLAKLKPAKLKPMTTFPDDALDPAQCHGDLSLVLSANDTDTVLHALRDIARATRGGMQLRWKLTGFSSPPRPDGTPRNLMGFKDGTANPADSELDSLVWTKGEPAWTTGGSYQVVRLIRMLVEFWDRVSLAEQENMIGRRRDTGAPLDGTQETDVPRYADDPVGTVIPLTSHIRKANPRTPETDAGRILRRAVNYDRGVDSNGNLDMGLLFVCYQQDLERQFEAVQTRLAGEPLTDYISPFGGGYFFALPGVTGPDDHFGRSLLT from the coding sequence GTGACCGGCCTCCCCCGCCGCTCCTTCCTCCGCCGGGCCGCCGTCGGTGCCGGGCTCACCGTGGCCGCCGGGGCCGGGCTGGGCGCGTCCTCCGCGGCCGGCACCGATGGCCGCTCGCCCGTGCCCTTCCACGGCCCCCACCAGGCCGCCATCCTCCGGAAACCACCCGCCCAGACCGTCGTCGCCTCCTTCGACGCCGTCGCCGGGTCCAAGGCCGAGCTCACCGAGCTCTTCCGCGCCATCACCGACCGGGCGCGGTTCCTCACCGCCGGCGGGGCGCCCGCCGCGCTCGGGATCACCGCGCCGCCCGCCGACTCCGGCGTTCTCGGGCCCGTCGTGCCCGGCAGCGACCTCGGTGTCGTCCTCGGCGTCGGCGCGAGCCTCTTCGACGACCGGTACGGGCTCGCGAAACTCAAGCCCGCCAAGCTGAAGCCGATGACGACGTTCCCGGACGACGCCCTCGACCCGGCCCAGTGCCACGGCGACCTCAGCCTGGTCCTGTCCGCGAACGACACCGACACCGTCCTGCACGCCCTGCGCGACATCGCCCGCGCCACCCGCGGCGGCATGCAGCTGCGCTGGAAGCTCACCGGCTTCAGCTCCCCACCGCGCCCGGACGGCACGCCCCGCAACCTGATGGGCTTCAAGGACGGCACCGCCAACCCCGCCGACTCCGAACTGGACAGTCTGGTGTGGACGAAGGGCGAGCCCGCGTGGACCACGGGCGGCAGCTACCAGGTCGTCCGGCTGATCCGGATGCTCGTCGAGTTCTGGGACCGGGTTTCGCTGGCCGAGCAGGAGAACATGATCGGCCGCCGCCGGGACACCGGCGCCCCGCTCGACGGCACGCAGGAGACCGACGTCCCGCGGTACGCCGACGACCCCGTCGGCACCGTCATCCCGCTGACCAGCCACATCCGGAAAGCGAACCCGCGCACACCGGAGACCGACGCCGGCCGCATCCTGCGCCGCGCGGTGAACTACGACCGCGGCGTCGACAGCAACGGCAACCTCGACATGGGCCTGCTGTTCGTCTGCTACCAGCAGGACCTGGAGCGCCAGTTCGAGGCCGTCCAGACCCGGCTCGCCGGCGAACCGCTCACCGACTACATCTCCCCGTTCGGCGGCGGCTACTTCTTCGCGCTGCCGGGCGTCACCGGCCCGGACGACCACTTCGGGCGTTCCCTGCTCACCTGA